From a single Bacteroidales bacterium genomic region:
- a CDS encoding heterodisulfide reductase-related iron-sulfur binding cluster gives MNIFKERYMKDIPDDHFWFARSCIRQTFFPGAEQMFLKIMREKLFKDVYDSPHHTTCTGIGYHSDIVPFETIMTVVARQFALMTEDGYEHVAISCVTSFGIYQEVLEKWELEPELLEKARTYLRQATGREFKLPVAAVHTSDIIFKFREEIARIMKYPLINRFTGKPLRVVDHVGCHYAKMFPQKSIGGAEYPYVLAGMVEAWGGQPVDYPERRHCCGFGFRNYLIKSNRSYSLTHSKIKFESMYPYRPDFIITNCPGCAMFMDRWQYVLAETEGKTYGEEPRKGIPVLTFEETAALVIGYDPWEIGLQMHQVSVEPLLDKMGVSYDPDGKFLDKNGNYLDKPQRPSVLKCN, from the coding sequence ATGAATATTTTTAAAGAACGCTACATGAAGGATATACCGGATGATCACTTTTGGTTTGCTCGAAGCTGTATTCGTCAAACTTTTTTTCCTGGTGCTGAGCAGATGTTTCTTAAGATCATGCGAGAAAAACTTTTTAAAGATGTTTACGATTCTCCTCATCATACCACATGTACAGGTATTGGATATCATAGTGATATTGTTCCATTTGAGACTATCATGACTGTCGTTGCTCGTCAATTTGCTTTAATGACAGAAGATGGTTATGAGCATGTAGCTATTAGCTGTGTAACAAGTTTTGGAATTTACCAAGAGGTCCTTGAAAAATGGGAATTGGAACCAGAACTATTAGAGAAAGCACGTACTTATCTCAGGCAAGCTACAGGAAGAGAATTTAAATTGCCTGTGGCTGCTGTCCATACTTCCGATATCATCTTTAAATTTCGTGAGGAAATAGCTCGGATTATGAAATATCCTCTCATCAATAGGTTCACTGGAAAACCTCTTAGAGTGGTAGATCATGTTGGTTGTCATTATGCTAAGATGTTTCCTCAAAAAAGTATAGGAGGGGCAGAATACCCCTATGTATTGGCAGGGATGGTTGAGGCATGGGGAGGTCAACCTGTAGATTATCCAGAACGTAGACATTGTTGTGGTTTTGGTTTTAGAAATTACCTCATCAAATCAAATCGGAGTTACTCATTGACTCATTCTAAAATAAAGTTTGAATCTATGTATCCATACCGTCCGGATTTTATCATAACCAATTGTCCTGGTTGTGCTATGTTTATGGACAGGTGGCAATATGTGCTTGCTGAAACCGAAGGAAAAACTTACGGAGAAGAACCACGGAAAGGAATACCGGTGCTGACTTTCGAAGAAACAGCTGCTTTGGTGATTGGTTACGATCCTTGGGAGATCGGTTTGCAAATGCATCAAGTTTCGGTAGAGCCGTTACTTGATAAAATGGGAGTTTCTTATGATCCTGACGGAAAATTTCTTGACAAAAACGGAAATTACTTAGATAAACCTCAACGACCATCGGTTTTAAAATGTAACTAG